One Malania oleifera isolate guangnan ecotype guangnan chromosome 10, ASM2987363v1, whole genome shotgun sequence genomic region harbors:
- the LOC131166987 gene encoding nitrate regulatory gene2 protein-like: MGCTASKLDNEDAVRRCKERCRLMKEAVYARHHLAAAHSDYCRSLRFTGAALSAFAAGEPFQVLNTPAVVLRAPSLSRSSSLPPPRVPSPSRSHHPRPPPFERSPSPSRSPSPTVTSSKLPHILSASRVSSPPRRHKSMKLPHILSESSPSSSPKSHVSSNTKPNWSKDAAAYFAVPNSTYSSTPSQASSVWNWENFYPPSPPDSEFFRRREENNPDHHSHDLPDSESFLRHEKNSNRNNYRTPESEIFRNHEKSSGYRRQHDHHLYEDDEETEREEVQCSEWDDHYSTSSSSDNEDLDGDRDSRSEIGTQSNFGSSVHNERTAAPKYPPMNKSDKSDDAGSSVTWNAGGGKISNMEIVEHKNLKEIVDAIKEYFDQAAAAGEHLSELLEVGRAQLDRSFRQLRKTLYHSSNVFSNLSSSWTSKPPLAVKYRLDPGSLVDSGGPKSLCATLERLLAWEKKLYEEVKAREAAKIEHEKKLSTLQSQEYKGEEEVKLDKTKASIKKLQSIIIVTSQAVSTTSTAITCLKDTDLVPQLGDLCHGLKYMWRSMNEFHEVQNCIVQQVRGLVNQPVKGGSTTDLHRQVTRELESAVSAWHSSFCRLIKYQRDFIQSLHGWLKIALLPITGDNNNGGRESSEVFVFCDEWKLALDRIPDTVASEAIKSFVNVVHVISIKQAEELKIKKRTETASKELEKKASSIRNLEKKFYDSYSVIGLGLPDTGPNNGHTLDARDPLAEKKSELVGCRRRVEDEMLRHSKAVEVTRAMTLNNIQTGLPGVFQAMASFSALFVEAMEIVCTRSYAIK; the protein is encoded by the exons ATGGGGTGCACGGCGTCGAAGCTGGACAATGAGGACGCTGTGCGGCGGTGCAAGGAGCGGTGCCGCTTGATGAAGGAGGCGGTGTACGCGCGCCACCATCTCGCCGCCGCGCACTCCGACTATTGTCGCTCCCTACGCTTCACCGGCGCCGCTCTCTCCGCCTTCGCCGCCGGGGAACCATTCCAAGTTTTGAACACCCCCGCCGTCGTCCTCCGTGCGCCCTCCCTCTCTCGCTCCAGCAGTCTGCCTCCTCCTCGTGTACCCTCGCCGTCGCGGTCCCACCATCCGCGGCCGCCGCCGTTTGAGCGGTCGCCGTCCCCTTCCCGTTCCCCTTCCCCGACCGTCACCAGCTCTAAGCTACCTCATATCCTCTCCGCCTCCAGAGTCTCCTCCCCCCCTCGCCGCCACAAATCCATGAAACTGCCTCATATACTCTCCGAATCGAGCCCTTCTTCGTCCCCAAAGAGTCACGTCTCCTCTAATACCAAACCCAATTGGTCTAAGGACGCAGCCGCATACTTCGCAGTTCCGAACTCAACGTATTCGAGCACTCCTTCTCAAGCTTCCTCCGTCTGGAACTGGGAAAATTTCTATCCTCCCTCTCCGCCAGATTCCGAATTCTTCCGACGCCGTGAAGAAAATAACCCGGACCACCACAGTCACGATCTACCCGATTCTGAATCCTTCCTACGCCACGAAAAGAACTCCAACCGCAACAACTACCGTACACCTGAATCCGAAATTTTCCGAAACCACGAAAAAAGCTCCGGCTACCGCCGGCAGCATGACCACCACCTCTATGAAGACGACGAAGAGACGGAGAGAGAAGAAGTGCAGTGCAGCGAGTGGGACGACCATTACAGCACCAGCAGCTCGTCCGATAACGAAGACCTGGACGGTGACCGAGATTCTAGATCCGAGATCGGGACCCAGTCGAATTTCGGATCCTCGGTGCACAACGAGCGCACAGCAGCACCAAAGTACCCACCAATGAACAAATCGGACAAATCTGACGATGCCGGGTCCTCAGTGACCTGGAACGCCGGTGGCGGGAAGATCTCGAACATGGAGATTGTGGAGCATAAAAATTTGAAAGAGATTGTTGACGCGATTAAGGAGTACTTTGATCAGGCAGCGGCTGCCGGAGAGCACTTGTCTGAGTTGCTCGAGGTTGGTCGAGCTCAGCTTGATCGGAGTTTCCGGCAATTGAGGA AAACTTTGTATCATTCAAGTAATGTGTTCAGTAACTTGAGTTCGAGCTGGACCTCAAAGCCACCACTGGCGGTCAAGTACCGGCTTGACCCGGGTTCACTTGTCGATTCCGGCGGCCCAAAGAGTCTTTGTGCCACCCTTGAGCGGCTTTTGGCTTGGGAAAAGAAACTATACGAGGAAGTGAAG GCCAGAGAAGCTGCAAAAATTGAGCACGAAAAGAAGTTGTCAACGCTACAAAGCCAGGAATACAAGGGGGAGGAGGAAGTCAAGTTGGACAAGACCAAAGCTTCCATAAAGAAGCTGCAGTCCATAATCATTGTCACATCTCAGGCTGTCTCTACCACCTCCACTGCCATCACCTGTCTCAAAGACACAGATCTTGTCCCACAGCTGGGTGATCTGTGTCATGG GCTGAAGTACATGTGGAGGTCAATGAACGAATTCCATGAGGTTCAGAACTGCATTGTGCAACAAGTTCGGGGCCTTGTGAACCAACCAGTTAAAGGCGGATCAACCACTGACCTGCACCGGCAGGTAACCCGTGAACTTGAGTCAGCTGTCTCTGCCTGGCACTCCAGTTTCTGCCGTCTAATAAAGTACCAAAGGGACTTCATCCAGTCTCTCCATGGATGGTTAAAGATTGCTCTTCTTCCCATCACTGGTGACAACAACAATGGCGGCAGGGAATCTTCTGAGGTTTTTGTGTTCTGTGATGAGTGGAAGCTCGCCCTTGACCGCATCCCTGATACAGTTGCTTCTGAAGCCATCAAAAGCTTTGTCAATGTTGTCCATGTTATATCCATAAAACAAGCCGAGGAGCTCAAGATTAAAAAACGAACCGAAACTGCATCAAAAGAGCTTGAAAAGAAGGCTTCAAGCATTCGGAACTTAGAAAAGAAGTTCTATGACTCATACTCTGTGATTGGTCTTGGCCTACCTGATACTGGGCCTAACAATGGCCACACCTTGGATGCACGAGACCCACTTGCTGAGAAGAAATCTGAGCTTGTAGGTTGCCGAAGGCGGGTGGAGGATGAGATGCTGAGGCATTCCAAAGCTGTAGAGGTGACGAGAGCAATGACACTGAACAATATCCAAACAGGATTGCCAGGGGTTTTCCAGGCAATGGCCAGTTTTTCTGCCTTATTTGTGGAGGCAATGGAGATCGTATGTACCCGGTCTTATGCTATTAAATAG